From the Lathyrus oleraceus cultivar Zhongwan6 chromosome 4, CAAS_Psat_ZW6_1.0, whole genome shotgun sequence genome, one window contains:
- the LOC127076200 gene encoding alanine aminotransferase 2, whose protein sequence is MRKSAADRFRHLFNRSLLTSQHHHPINPIPFPSSSSTAFSSMASNSSSPFPVTAQNINPQVLKCQYAVRGEIVTLAQNLQKDLLANPDAHSFDEIIYCNIGNPQSLGQQPITFFREVLALCDYPALLDKSETQGLFSADSIERAWQIVDQIPGRATGAYSHSQGIQGLRDSIAAGIGERDGFPANADDIFLTDGASPAVHMMMQLLTRSENDGILCPIPQYPLYSASITLHGGHLVPYYLDEATGWGLEISELKKQLEDARSKGISVRALVVINPGNPTGQVLAEENQRAIVEFCKKEGLVLLADEVYQENIYAPEKKFHSFKKVSRSMGYGDDDITLVSFQSVSKGYHGECGKRGGYMEVTGFSPEVREQVYKVASVNLCANITGQILASLIMSPPKVGDESYESYMAEKGGILSSLASRAKALEEALNKLEGITCNKAEGAMYLFPRIRLPEKAIKAAEAEKSAPDAFYCKRLLNATGIVVVPGSGFGQVPGTWHFRCTILPQEDRIPAIITRLTEFHEKFMDEFRD, encoded by the exons ATGCGGAAATCCGCTGCAGACAGATTCAGACATCTTTTCAACCGTTCACTCCTTACTTCTCAACATCACCATCCTATCAATCCTATTCCCTTTCCATCATCGTCTTCCACTGCTTTTTCTTCCATGGCTTCCAATTCTTCTTCCCCTTTTCCTGTTACCGCTCAAAATATCAACCCACAG GTTCTGAAATGTCAGTATGCTGTTCGAGGAGAGATTGTTACACTTGCTCAG AATTTGCAAAAAGATTTGCTGGCCAATCCAGATGCTCATTCTTTTGATGAG ATAATTTACTGCAACATTGGAAATCCTCAGTCTCTTGGCCAGCAGCCAATAACTTTTTTCCGTGAG GTTCTTGCATTATGTGACTATCCAGCTCTTTTGGACAAAAGTGAAACTCAGGGTTTGTTCAG TGCTGATTCAATAGAACGAGCTTGGCAGATTGTGGATCAGATTCCTGGGAGAGCAACGGGTGCCTATAGTCATAGTCAG GGTATTCAAGGTTTGCGTGATTCAATAGCTGCTGGAATTGGAGAGCGTGATGGTTTTCCTGCTAATGCCGATGACATTTTCTTGACAGACGGTGCAAGCCCAGCA GTCCATATGATGATGCAATTACTCACTAGATCGGAAAATGATGGTATTCTGTGTCCCATCCCTCAGTACCCTCTCTACTCAGCCTCAATTACCCTCCATGGTGGCCACCTG GTTCCTTATTATCTAGATGAAGCAACTGGGTGGGGGCTTGAGATATCTGAACTCAAGAAGCAGTTGGAAGATGCCAGGTCCAAGGGCATCAGTGTTAGGGCTTTAGTTGTTATAAATCCCGGCAATCCAACAGGGCAG GTTCTTGCTGAGGAAAACCAACGGGCTATAGTAGAATTTTGCAAGAAAGAAGGTTTGGTTCTTTTGGCTGATGAG GTATATCAAGAAAACATTTATGCTCCCGAGAAGAAATTTCACTCTTTCAAGAAGGTATCTCGATCCATGGGATACGGCGACGATGATATCACCTTAGTATCTTTTCAGTCCGTCTCCAAAG GCTATCACGGGGAGTGTGGAAAACGTGGAGGTTATATGGAGGTGACTGGGTTTTCTCCAGAAGTGAGGGAACAGGTTTATAAAGTGGCATCTGTGAATCTTTGTGCTAACATCACTGGTCAAATTCTTGCAAGTTTGATCATGAGTCCACCTAAG GTTGGAGACGAGTCCTACGAGTCATACATGGCTGAGAAGGGTGGTATTTTATCTTCCCTAGCTTCGCGTGCCAAG GCCCTAGAAGAAGCTTTAAACAAATTGGAAGGTATAACCTGCAACAAAGCAGAAGGTGCAATGTACCTGTTTCCTCGGATTCGCCTGCCCGAAAAGGCTATCAAAGCTGCAGAGGCTGAAAAATCAGCACCTGATGCATTTTATTGCAAACGCTTACTTAATGCCACAGGAATTGTTGTTGTTCCTGGTTCTGGTTTTGGACAG GTACCTGGCACATGGCATTTTAGGTGCACCATATTGCCTCAAGAAGATAGAATTCCAGCCATTATCACCCGCTTGACTGAGTTTCATGAAAAGTTCATGGATGAGTTTCGTGATTGA